The Sulfurimonas sp. nucleotide sequence ATAAAATAGAAGTTGCTTCATATGATTTTAAAGATGCTAAAGAGAGATTATCTGATCTTGGATTTAAGATAAAAAGTTCCGGTAAAAGTTTAACAATAGAGTTTGCCGACAAAAAACAAATAGATAGCTTTTTAAATTATTTTTTAAAATAAGCATCATAAAGTTAGCTAAATTAAATTTTTTTCATAAAAAACATAAAAAAAATTTAATTTTTTTTATTCGTTTAACCATTCTTTTAATTTTAACATAGTATAATCACGCAACTTTTAGGAGGTGCTATGTTAGATATAAATCCGATACTACTTGTAGCTACATTAATCGTGTTTCTTACGCTTATTGCCGTTCTGAACAGTTCGCTTTACAACCCGTTGTTTGCTTATATGAGTAAAAGAGATGAAGACATCAAAAAAGACCTAGAAAAAATAGGCTCAAATGATGATGAAATCAAAGAACTTGAATCAAAAGCGCAATCAATTATTGTAAGTGCTAAACTGGAAGCTTCGGCCCTGAGAGAGAAAGTTATTACGGATGCTAAAGGGTTAGCAGAGAGTAAGTTAGAAGCAAAGCGTGCTGAATTAGCTAGTCAGTATTTAGAGTTTGAACAGTTGCTTGGTCAATCTCGTGAACAGTTAGTAAGTGATTTAAAATCACATATTCCGCTGTTTAAAGAAGCTGTAAAAGCTAAATTTAGTCAAATAT carries:
- a CDS encoding FoF1 ATP synthase subunit B'; its protein translation is MLDINPILLVATLIVFLTLIAVLNSSLYNPLFAYMSKRDEDIKKDLEKIGSNDDEIKELESKAQSIIVSAKLEASALREKVITDAKGLAESKLEAKRAELASQYLEFEQLLGQSREQLVSDLKSHIPLFKEAVKAKFSQI